Below is a window of Brassica napus cultivar Da-Ae chromosome A5, Da-Ae, whole genome shotgun sequence DNA.
TCAATCTGATTATACTCTTCTCAAGAGGATCTTGCGTTATGTTAAAGGAACCCTGCAGCTTGGTATCACAATTCGCGCTAACACGGATTCTACACTCCTATGTTACAGTGACAGCGATTGGGCCGGCTGCAGAGAGACAAGACGTTCTACTGGCGGCTTCTGTACAATGCTTGGGTCCAATGTCATCTCATGGTCAGCTAAACGTCATGAAACTATCTCCAAATCGTCaactgaagctgagtataggaCAATGTCCATTGCAGCTTCCGAGATAGTATGGCTTCAGAATCTTCTTGCTGTAATGGGACTGAAGCAGCAGCGAACTCCCTTATTTCTCTGTGACAATCTCTCAGCTGTTTGCTTAACGGCTAATCCCATGTTCCATAAACGGACAAAACACTTTGACTTAGACTATCATTATGTTCGAGAACGTGTTGCTCTCAAAGCTCTCGAGGTCAAGCACATACCAGCATCCCTCCAGCtcgctgatgtgttcaccaagtcTCTAGGCCAAGACGCGTTCTTCAAGCTACGCAGCAAACTTGGAGTCTCCCTTCCTCCGATTCCAAGTTTGAGGGGGGATATTAGACTATGTGAGCCAAAGACTCTTTCTGGTGCAGAAGGTTCTAGACACACCATTGGGCCGAGCTCACAAATACACAAACAGAGTAGCAAGCCCACAACACCCTCTGCACTAGCCGTTAACAAACAGTGTCGTCATCAACGTACGAACAGGACAGCTCACGGTCGAAAGATTACAGCACAAGACTTCTCTACCTTTAACAGATTCCATTGCTTAGATGCTGATGCTCTAGTATGCTAACGTGAGCTTTAGGGTTTCTCTTACTTGTGTATATAAAGAGATGAACACATTGTATAGCCGCTTTAAAagttgaaagaaataaaaagtaaagtattatcttcttcttcattgatTCATAGAGATTCACACTGATCGGGTCGAGAGGCACGAGACGCTGGCGCAGTGGAAAGCCCGAATGGGATCCGTCGGGTTTGACCCGGTGCCTCTCGGATCCAGCGCGTTTAAGCAAGCGAGCATGCTCTTATCGGTTTTCGCCGGGGGAGATGGATACAGAGTTGAGGAGAACGACGGGTGTTTGATGTTGGGGTGGCAGACGAGGCCACTTATTGCCACGTCGGCGTGGAAACTCGCCGGAGCGTAGAGATGACACGGGAaaaatgaaagagaaaaaataaatgtttaaaaataggGACCGTAACTTTTAGCTATGTTTTACTGTTTTAACCCaatctttttgtgtgttttaaatgttttgccTAAATGTTTACATCTTTATCGTTTTGGACCCTGTGCGTAGACTATCTTAGAAACTGGAGAGAAACGAGTAAAACCTTGTATCGTAGCTCGAGCTAGTTAGTTCTTCTTTTCAAAGCTTTTCAATAAATGGAAGGGATAATGTTTTCTATATGTCTATAATTTTACCCaatgtatatgtttatattaagATCATTTGTGTGATATTTATCAGTATTTGGACTGTTTCGTTTTGATAACATGGGGGTTGGTGGTGGTGAACGTGAGCGGTTCTGAAAAGGCGGATCCAAAACGTACTTTCAGTTTCGAGGACTGATGTCAGCCTTTGTGTTACAAGATTTTCTTATCAAAATATCTTTtggtacatttttttttgttttgaaacattaaaagaacaaacaaatTGTTCTGTTCTCTCTCTTTAGTATGGGGCTGATGATGTAATATAGATAGCCAAATTGATCTTCACGTACGTAATCCAGTTTTAAAAGTGTGTGCGGTGATGAAAATCGTTTTTACCTTTATGATATCATAAGCCTCAAATTAAATGGGCTCCTTCAACAAAAGACTAGTTGGATCTAAAGTTGGATGATTATCATTCTTAAACGTGATGCATGTGATCTtgaataaaaaagttatttaaaaagagaaatatcTAACTAGTAGTCTAGTAGTGAAAGCTTGATGTTGATGTCTAAACTCCAATGCCACAACAACATGATTGAAaccttttatttaaaattaaaaacgtTTCTATAGAGATGTATATGTACACACCAAAGACCTTTTATTATGAACAACTTTGAGTAATAAAAGAAACCAAGTCACTGAGAACCAGAAGGCCGGCACTGGACTggcatatatattatatcaaccCTTCAATCTTCATCACCCTTTATGCAGAATCAAACCTCGGGAAATGCGGTTTTAGGGACGGACAAGAGTGGAAGCACGTTCTTGTAGATGTCTCAAGCTCTTCTCCATGCTAACTTGCACCATTTCAGCTAGCATCTTCTTCGCCTTACCTGACTGATCATCTCCGTCTATGTGAGAGATCAAGCTCGACACTATGTTCTCTATTGTATCGGGTTGAACCTCTGATCTTGGACTTTTTGAGTTCCTTAGTAAAGAGAGAAGTCTTTGAGCTTTTGTCCGAGACTTCGATGTTCCTTGAACCGTGAGCTCAAGCAGTCCCGGTATTACACCTTCTCTGAGAATGGGCTCTCTGTATTTACTTCTATCGCTCTGGCAGAGTGTTAAGAGCACGCCAACCGCGTGTTCTCGAGCTTGTAGTGACCCGTTTTCGAGAACCTCCACCACCGCAAAAACTCCTCCTTCGTATGAAACTAAACCTGTTCTCGCCTCCTCTCCAGAAACGATCAAGGACTCTATGAGGGAACAGCATTTCTCAGATGTTTTCGATGATTTTTTACTTGTTTTGAGAAGACTCAGTATCGGCAAGAGTGGTCTGGTCGCTATGATCATGCTCAGGTTAGTGGAGAGCGTAGAGAGGTTGGAAAGTGCCATGACTGCATCAACTTTAGCTTGTGGGCTTCCGTGTTGAATGACTTTGACTAATAGAGGAATCACTCCGTTAGCTccaatgatgggtttgttggtaGCGGTGGCTGAGAGAGTGAGCAAAGATGCAGAAGCATATTCTTGAAGTGTTTGGCTATTACATTGCAAGAAGTTGATGATTGGCTCTAATGCACCTGCTTCAATAATGCTCACCTTATTcctgaaaaatgaaaaaaacaacaacaaaactcaGAAAAGTCTTAAAGACAATGACAACTTAACAAATAGACTTTGGTGCA
It encodes the following:
- the LOC125609178 gene encoding U-box domain-containing protein 7-like: MDLAGATSTVASSSPSSSVSSTATSLDCDSPRGGDVDHELLRTTSVSVSLSLSSSASIQRVLSLIRSEDPDSRLFAAKEIRRLTKTSHRCRRHFSQAVEPLVSMLRFESPESHHEAALLALLNLAVKDEKNKVSIIEAGALEPIINFLQCNSQTLQEYASASLLTLSATATNKPIIGANGVIPLLVKVIQHGSPQAKVDAVMALSNLSTLSTNLSMIIATRPLLPILSLLKTSKKSSKTSEKCCSLIESLIVSGEEARTGLVSYEGGVFAVVEVLENGSLQAREHAVGVLLTLCQSDRSKYREPILREGVIPGLLELTVQGTSKSRTKAQRLLSLLRNSKSPRSEVQPDTIENIVSSLISHIDGDDQSGKAKKMLAEMVQVSMEKSLRHLQERASTLVRP